A stretch of the Massilia sp. W12 genome encodes the following:
- a CDS encoding glucokinase, whose translation MTTSRFAVDQPYADGPRLLADIGGTNARFVLETAPGVQAALAVMPCRDWPTLEAAVRAYLDSAEAQAAGSANVRHAALALANPVDGDQVRLTNHDWAFSIEAMRHALGWFTLLVINDFTALAMALPHLPAGQKRQIGPGQARSDSVIGLLGAGTGLGVSGMIPADDRWIALGSEGGHASFAPRDKREMAILDYAMQRYTHVSTERLLSGPGLELMYLALAHMQGRQEAPLSAEQVSARALQGDSLCQDVVQTFCAMLGTVAGNVALTLGALGGIYIGGGIVPHFGRLFDDSLFRQRFEDKGRFTDYMRQIPTFLITGDNPGFIGVSAVLAEKLGAKAGSTPILDAIAQARQRMSPSECKVADWVLQDPRAVLSSPIGEIARQAGVSQPTVMRFCRSLNLQGLAEFKLKLAAGLTGTIAIAHSQIRFGDSTAEVSDKVLANSAHAAMSLRDTINPRQLNAALELLQHAQHIEILCVGSARLVAEDALQKFLHLGLRTSYFPDLQNQLMSARLLRAGDVALAISRSGQLEELLQAARAARARGGQLIAICPHGSPLARLADVCLHLDHAEGDLHYIPMVVRLLQLIMVDILAIGLARNLQQGNGEEGAAAKQARQERKLGAHLE comes from the coding sequence ATGACTACCTCCCGCTTTGCTGTCGATCAACCTTATGCTGACGGGCCGCGCCTGCTGGCCGATATCGGCGGCACCAATGCCCGCTTTGTGCTGGAAACCGCGCCTGGCGTGCAAGCTGCGCTGGCGGTGATGCCCTGCCGCGACTGGCCCACGCTGGAAGCGGCGGTGCGCGCCTATCTTGACAGCGCTGAGGCGCAAGCAGCAGGCAGCGCGAATGTGCGCCATGCTGCGCTGGCCCTGGCCAATCCGGTCGATGGCGATCAGGTGCGCTTGACCAACCATGATTGGGCCTTCTCGATTGAAGCCATGCGTCATGCGCTGGGCTGGTTCACGCTTTTGGTAATCAATGACTTTACCGCGCTGGCGATGGCGCTGCCGCATTTGCCGGCAGGGCAAAAGCGCCAGATCGGCCCCGGTCAGGCGCGCAGCGACAGCGTGATCGGCTTACTCGGCGCCGGCACCGGTCTGGGCGTGTCGGGCATGATTCCGGCGGATGATCGCTGGATTGCGCTGGGCAGCGAAGGCGGCCACGCCAGTTTCGCGCCGCGCGATAAGCGTGAAATGGCGATTTTGGATTACGCCATGCAGCGCTACACCCATGTTTCGACCGAGCGCCTGTTATCCGGCCCCGGCCTGGAACTGATGTATCTGGCCTTGGCGCATATGCAGGGACGGCAGGAAGCGCCCTTGAGCGCAGAACAGGTCAGCGCGCGCGCCTTGCAGGGCGACAGTCTGTGCCAGGACGTGGTGCAAACTTTTTGCGCCATGCTGGGCACAGTGGCCGGCAATGTGGCGCTGACTCTGGGCGCTTTGGGCGGCATCTATATCGGCGGCGGCATTGTGCCGCATTTTGGCCGCCTGTTTGATGATTCGCTGTTCCGCCAGCGTTTTGAAGACAAGGGCCGGTTTACCGATTACATGCGGCAGATTCCCACATTTTTGATCACCGGCGACAATCCCGGCTTCATCGGCGTGTCGGCGGTGCTGGCGGAAAAGCTGGGGGCGAAAGCCGGCAGCACGCCGATTTTAGACGCCATCGCCCAGGCGCGTCAGCGTATGAGTCCGTCCGAATGCAAGGTGGCCGATTGGGTGCTGCAAGATCCGCGCGCGGTGCTGTCTTCACCCATCGGCGAAATTGCGCGCCAGGCCGGCGTCAGCCAGCCAACCGTGATGCGCTTTTGCCGCTCACTGAATTTGCAGGGCTTGGCGGAATTCAAACTCAAACTGGCCGCCGGTTTGACCGGCACGATTGCGATTGCCCATTCGCAGATCCGGTTTGGCGATTCGACTGCAGAAGTCAGCGATAAAGTGCTGGCCAACAGCGCGCACGCCGCCATGTCTTTGCGCGACACCATCAACCCGCGCCAACTCAATGCCGCGCTGGAATTGCTGCAGCACGCCCAGCATATTGAAATTTTATGCGTCGGCTCGGCGCGCCTGGTGGCGGAAGACGCCCTGCAAAAATTTCTGCACCTGGGCTTGCGCACCAGCTATTTCCCCGACTTGCAAAATCAGTTAATGAGCGCACGCCTGCTGCGCGCCGGCGACGTGGCGCTGGCGATTTCGCGCTCGGGTCAGTTGGAAGAATTGCTGCAAGCGGCGCGCGCCGCGCGCGCCCGGGGCGGCCAGTTGATTGCGATTTGCCCGCACGGCTCACCGCTGGCGCGTCTGGCCGATGTCTGCCTGCATCTGGATCATGCGGAAGGCGATTTGCACTATATCCCGATGGTGGTGCGGCTCTTGCAATTGATCATGGTGGATATTCTGGCGATTGGCCTGGCGCGCAATTTGCAGCAGGGCAATGGGGAAGAAGGGGCGGCGGCGAAGCAGGCGCGTCAGGAACGCAAGCTGGGGGCGCATTTGGAATAG
- the ahpC gene encoding alkyl hydroperoxide reductase subunit C: protein MSLINTEVKPFSTTAYQNGEFVTITEANLKGKWSVFFFYPADFTFICPTELGDLADSYAKFQELGVEIYGVSTDNHFTHKAWADSSPTIAKVKYPLLGDANGRLSRNFDVMIEDEGMALRGTFLVNPEGKIILSEVHDNSIGRDAGELLRKVQAAQFVAANPGHVCPARWTPGAATLQPSAALVGKI from the coding sequence ATGTCTCTGATCAATACCGAAGTCAAGCCGTTCTCCACCACTGCTTATCAGAATGGCGAATTTGTCACCATCACCGAAGCCAATCTGAAAGGCAAATGGTCGGTGTTCTTCTTCTACCCGGCCGATTTCACCTTCATCTGCCCGACCGAATTGGGCGATCTGGCTGACAGCTACGCCAAGTTCCAGGAACTGGGCGTGGAAATTTATGGCGTGTCCACCGACAACCATTTCACCCACAAAGCCTGGGCGGACTCTTCCCCGACCATCGCCAAAGTCAAATACCCGCTGCTGGGCGACGCCAATGGCCGTCTGAGCCGCAATTTTGACGTGATGATCGAAGACGAAGGCATGGCCCTGCGCGGCACCTTCCTGGTGAACCCGGAAGGCAAAATCATTCTGTCCGAAGTGCACGACAACAGCATTGGCCGCGACGCCGGCGAATTGCTGCGCAAAGTGCAAGCCGCACAATTCGTGGCCGCCAATCCTGGCCACGTCTGCCCGGCGCGCTGGACTCCGGGCGCAGCCACGCTGCAACCGTCCGCCGCTCTGGTTGGCAAGATCTGA